CCAGCGTGGTGCAGATGCTGCGGGCCTGGTCGAGATCGGCATCCGCCACGGTGAAGGTGATGTCGTTGCTGCTGCCCTCATGGGTGGCCTGAATGATCAGATCCACGTTCACTCCGCCTGCAGACAGGCTTTCGAACAGGCGGGCAGCCACTCCTGGCTGATCAGGGACGTGGGAAAGGGCCAGCACGGCTTGATTTTCGAGGAGCTCGACGCCGTCCACAGGACGACCGAGTTCCAACCCTTCGCGGCCGATCGGTCTGGCATTGCGACTGGTGAGCGTGGTGCCTGGTGCATCACTCCAGCTGGAGCGCACCACCATCTTCACGCCGTAGTTGCGGGCGATTTCCACGGCACGGGGGTGGAGCACCGCTGCCCCCAAACTGGCGAGTTCGAGCATTTCATCGCAGCTCACTTGCGGCATCAGTTGGGCATTGGCCACCTTGCGTGGATCGGTGGTGAGCACCCCTGGTACATCGGTGAAGATCTCGCAGGCATCGGCACCCAGGGCTGCCGCTAAGGCAACAGCTGAGGTGTCGGATCCTCCTCTCCCGAGGGTGGTGATTTCGGCTGTTCCGCCACGGCTGAGGCTGGTGCCTTGGAAGCCAGCCACCACCACCACTTGCCCTTCTGCCAGCCGGGCGCGCAGCCGGTCGGTGCGCACATCGAGGATGCGGGCCCGGCCATGGGCGGATTCGGTCACGATCCCCACTTGGGCGCCGGTCATCGAAACCGCTGGCACGCCCAGTTCATGCAGGGCCATGGAGAGCAGGGCGATCGAGACCTGTTCGCCTGTAGAGAGCAACATGTCCATCTCCCGCTGCGGCGGAGTGGCGCTGATCGCTTTGGCCTTGGCGGTGAGCTCGTCGGTGGTGTGGCCCATGGCCGAGACCACAATCACCAGATCATTGCCGTCTTTTTTGCAGTCGGCGATGCGCCGGGCGACGGCCTGCAGGCGTTCCACGCTGCCGACGGACGTGCCGCCGAACTTCTGCACCAGCAGGGCCATCAACGCCGTCCAATCAACATTTGATTATTTCAGCTCATCTGAGTTGGGCTCAGCCAAGGAGTCCATCGCGAAAAGCATCACCAGGTTGTGCGCCGCGTTTGAGGGCTGCTTCCACGTTCAGTAACCGGCCTAGCAAGCTCAGGCAGCGCTGCGAGCTGCGGCCTTGCAATTGCTTGCGCATCACGTAGATCCGCTTTGGATTGCCGATGCCGGCGGCTTTGGCAATCACGGCCACATCACGCTCTCCCTGTTGTTCCAGCAGCAACACCCAAAGCCAGCCACGGATTTGTCCGGTGAGGGTGGCAACGATGCGTAGGGCGGGTTCCCCTGCATCGATCAAGGCATCCAGTAGTCCGATGGCACCGCCCGCATCGCCTTCCAGCAAGGCATCCCCCACCGCTAGGGCGTTCGTAGCTTGGCCTTCAATCAAGGTCTGCACGGCTTCGGTGCTGATGCGCTCGTGTCCGTTGCTTTCGGCGTGAAGCGCCAGTTTTTGCAACTCCATGGTGAGGCGTGCGCTGTCATTGCCGATGGCATCAACAAGGGCGGACACGGCATCCGCTTCCATGCTCAAGTTGAGTTCTGCCGCTGTGCGTTCCACCAACTGGCACTGGCCGGCTCCGTCCCAGATCGCCGGAAGCTGGAACTTTTGTTCGCTGGCGAGCCCCTGCTTCACCCGTTTCTGAAGCGCTTTCGTGGTGCGTAACCGTCCGTCGGGTTTGGCTGGGTTGGTGAGCACCAGCTGGGTGCTATCTGGGATGAGTTCGAGGGCCGCTTCAAAGCGATCGGCCAATTCGCTTGGGCAGGCATTGCAAAAGGGTGAGCGTTGCAGCAACACCACTCGCATGCCCGCTCCAAAAGGAGGTGTGCGTGCTTCCTCTAGGGCCTGTTGGGCTTGGCCGGCTTCGCTGCCATCGAGGCGGCTGAGATTGATGCTGCTCCAGCTGGGATCAATGGCCTCCTCGATCAGGGTTGCGACGGCACGGTCGCGGGCAGCACTGTCGTCACCCCAGAGCAGATGGATTGGCATGGAGAAGCTTGAAGTTCAGGGGGCGGCGTTGCGTCGATGATGCCGGAGTTGCGTCTGGATTCCTCTGAACCGCGATCATCCGATCTTTACCGAAAGCATTCGCCGCATTCGGGGCCTGCTGGGAGAGACCGGTCTGGACCCCCTGTCGCAAGACGTGCTGGAGAGGCTCGTGCACAGCAGCGGGGATCCCTCCTTGGCTGCCCTGCTGCAGTTCAGCCCGGGTGCTTGTGATGCCGGACTTCAGGCCCTTAAGGCGGGAGCTTTGATCCTCACGGACACGGCGATGGCGGCAGCGGCGGTGCGGCCGATGGCAGCGCGGACCGCTGGCAATGAGGTGCGCTGCCTGCTCGATTGGGCCCCGGCTCAGTCGCCGCAAGGATCCACCCGGTCGGCAGCAGCGATGGTGCGCGCCTGGCCAGAGCTGATCCAGGCCGCTGAGGTTGCGAGTCAGCCGTTGCCGCTAGTGCTGATTGGCAGTGCTCCAACGGCCTTGGAGCAACTCCTGGATCAATTGGATGCGGGGGCAGCGGCTCCAAGCCTGGTGATTGGCATGCCGGTGGGGTTTGTGGGCGTTCCGGAAAGCAAGCGTCGCTTGGCGCAAACCCCCCTGGATCAGATTCGCTTGGACGGCACCCGTGGCGGCGCCGGTCTGGTGGCCGCCGCCGTGAATGCTTTGCTGCGTCAGGTGGCCAGTTGATCCAATACCTGGCGTGCTCGCT
This portion of the Synechococcus sp. ROS8604 genome encodes:
- a CDS encoding precorrin-8X methylmutase; this encodes MRRIRGLLGETGLDPLSQDVLERLVHSSGDPSLAALLQFSPGACDAGLQALKAGALILTDTAMAAAAVRPMAARTAGNEVRCLLDWAPAQSPQGSTRSAAAMVRAWPELIQAAEVASQPLPLVLIGSAPTALEQLLDQLDAGAAAPSLVIGMPVGFVGVPESKRRLAQTPLDQIRLDGTRGGAGLVAAAVNALLRQVAS
- a CDS encoding aspartate kinase encodes the protein MALLVQKFGGTSVGSVERLQAVARRIADCKKDGNDLVIVVSAMGHTTDELTAKAKAISATPPQREMDMLLSTGEQVSIALLSMALHELGVPAVSMTGAQVGIVTESAHGRARILDVRTDRLRARLAEGQVVVVAGFQGTSLSRGGTAEITTLGRGGSDTSAVALAAALGADACEIFTDVPGVLTTDPRKVANAQLMPQVSCDEMLELASLGAAVLHPRAVEIARNYGVKMVVRSSWSDAPGTTLTSRNARPIGREGLELGRPVDGVELLENQAVLALSHVPDQPGVAARLFESLSAGGVNVDLIIQATHEGSSNDITFTVADADLDQARSICTTLVDSLGGNLSSNGGMSKLSIRGAGIMGRPGIAAGLFDTLSREGINLRLIATSEVKVSCVVDASMGSKALQAAQQTFELSPEQQHINPPVSGEGEPEVRGVALDRDQAQLSVRHVPDRPGMAGSLCSALADAGISLDAIVQSERQHSDGSRDISFIVKREDRAASDQALAPLLAQWPGAVLEDGPAIARVSAIGAGMPATAGTAGRMFRFLAEAGVNIELIATSEIRTSCVVAEADGIKALEAVHAGFQLGGSECHQAQGTESPLEA
- the holA gene encoding DNA polymerase III subunit delta, yielding MPIHLLWGDDSAARDRAVATLIEEAIDPSWSSINLSRLDGSEAGQAQQALEEARTPPFGAGMRVVLLQRSPFCNACPSELADRFEAALELIPDSTQLVLTNPAKPDGRLRTTKALQKRVKQGLASEQKFQLPAIWDGAGQCQLVERTAAELNLSMEADAVSALVDAIGNDSARLTMELQKLALHAESNGHERISTEAVQTLIEGQATNALAVGDALLEGDAGGAIGLLDALIDAGEPALRIVATLTGQIRGWLWVLLLEQQGERDVAVIAKAAGIGNPKRIYVMRKQLQGRSSQRCLSLLGRLLNVEAALKRGAQPGDAFRDGLLG